The following coding sequences are from one Streptomyces angustmyceticus window:
- a CDS encoding aminotransferase-like domain-containing protein, with the protein MDDYRAIADELAADIAAGRLHPGDRLLPLRRFARSRRIAASTAARVYQELSRRGLTVGEVGRGTFVRDAAPADEPALAEPGGARVDLEMNFPVLPHHPALLAKSLEHLARPDALAAALRPVGAAGTAAARRAAAAHLARAGWAPDPGRLLFAGNGRQAVAAAIAALVPAGERLGVEALTYPVVKGIAARLGVTLVPLAMDEHGPVPEALRAVAPLRAVYLQPALHNPLGITMPGHRRAELAALLRELDIHAIEDAIYGFLRPDLPPLAALAPERTVLVDSLSKRLAPGLSLGFLAVPAGVAQDVGTALRSGTWAAARFALDAGTRWMADGTAAAIEEEKRADAAARQRIAAERLAGFRVRADPHAYHCWWELPEPWRADTFVAAAARRGIAVTPAGAFTVGSGHAPGAVRLALASPPADALAGALDVLAGLARGAPEDSAPE; encoded by the coding sequence ATGGACGACTATCGCGCGATCGCCGATGAACTCGCGGCCGACATCGCCGCCGGCCGGCTCCACCCCGGTGACCGGCTGCTGCCGCTCCGCCGGTTCGCCAGGAGCCGGCGCATCGCCGCCTCGACGGCGGCCCGGGTGTACCAGGAATTGAGCCGACGCGGCCTGACGGTGGGCGAAGTCGGCCGCGGCACCTTCGTCCGCGACGCCGCACCCGCGGACGAGCCCGCCCTGGCCGAGCCGGGTGGCGCCCGCGTCGACCTGGAGATGAACTTCCCCGTTCTGCCGCACCACCCCGCGCTGCTCGCCAAGAGTCTGGAACACCTGGCGCGCCCCGACGCCCTGGCCGCCGCGCTCCGCCCGGTCGGCGCCGCCGGCACGGCCGCGGCCCGCCGGGCCGCGGCCGCCCACCTCGCCCGCGCCGGCTGGGCGCCGGACCCGGGGCGGCTGCTCTTCGCGGGCAACGGCCGGCAGGCGGTGGCCGCCGCGATCGCCGCCCTGGTCCCGGCCGGTGAGCGCCTGGGCGTCGAGGCGCTGACCTACCCCGTCGTGAAGGGCATCGCGGCCCGCCTCGGCGTCACCCTCGTCCCGCTCGCCATGGACGAGCACGGCCCGGTCCCCGAGGCGCTGCGGGCCGTCGCCCCGCTGCGCGCCGTCTACCTCCAGCCGGCCCTGCACAACCCGCTGGGCATCACGATGCCCGGCCACCGCCGCGCCGAACTCGCTGCGCTCCTGCGGGAGTTGGACATCCACGCCATCGAGGACGCCATCTACGGATTCCTCCGCCCCGACCTGCCGCCCCTCGCGGCTCTCGCGCCGGAGCGCACCGTGCTCGTCGACAGCCTGTCCAAGCGGCTCGCGCCGGGCCTCTCCCTGGGCTTCCTCGCGGTGCCCGCCGGCGTCGCCCAGGACGTCGGGACGGCCCTCAGGTCGGGTACCTGGGCGGCCGCCCGCTTCGCGCTCGACGCGGGCACCCGCTGGATGGCCGACGGGACCGCGGCGGCCATCGAGGAGGAGAAGCGCGCCGACGCCGCCGCGCGCCAGCGCATCGCCGCCGAGCGGCTCGCCGGCTTCCGGGTGCGGGCCGATCCGCACGCGTATCACTGCTGGTGGGAACTGCCGGAGCCCTGGCGGGCCGACACCTTCGTCGCCGCCGCTGCCCGCCGCGGCATCGCGGTCACCCCGGCCGGGGCGTTCACCGTCGGGTCGGGCCATGCGCCGGGCGCCGTCCGCCTGGCTCTCGCCTCGCCGCCCGCCGACGCCCTGGCCGGGGCGCTCGATGTGCTGGCCGGGCTGGCGCGGGGCGCGCCGGAGGACAGTGCGCCGGAGTGA
- a CDS encoding alpha/beta fold hydrolase, with protein sequence MGSVFHGDITVGYEDEGSGEALVLVHGHPFDRSMWHPQTEHFSRAGWRVIAPDLRGYGDSTAVPGTTPLAAFARDLAGLLDHLGIERCVLGGLSMGGQIVMECYRLFPERIRGLVFADTFASAETADGKAARYAMAERLLREGMDGYAHEVLAKMISPATIAARPDVAAHVLRMMTATPPEGAAAALRGRAERPDYTGLLSRVTVPALVVVGAEDAYTPVGDALDIHERVPDSRLTVIEQAAHMPNLEQPDTFNAALGAFLDALP encoded by the coding sequence ATGGGATCGGTCTTTCACGGCGACATCACCGTCGGGTACGAGGACGAGGGCAGCGGCGAGGCCCTGGTGCTCGTCCACGGCCACCCCTTCGACCGCTCGATGTGGCACCCGCAGACCGAGCACTTCAGCCGGGCCGGATGGCGGGTGATCGCCCCGGACCTGCGGGGCTACGGGGACAGCACCGCCGTGCCCGGCACGACCCCGCTGGCGGCCTTCGCCCGCGACCTCGCCGGACTGCTCGACCACCTCGGGATCGAGCGCTGCGTCCTCGGCGGCCTCTCGATGGGCGGCCAGATCGTCATGGAGTGCTACCGGCTCTTCCCGGAGCGGATACGGGGCCTGGTGTTCGCCGACACCTTCGCCTCGGCGGAGACCGCGGACGGCAAGGCCGCGCGGTACGCCATGGCGGAGCGCCTGCTGCGCGAGGGCATGGACGGCTACGCACACGAGGTGCTGGCCAAAATGATCTCCCCGGCCACGATCGCCGCCCGGCCGGACGTCGCCGCGCACGTCCTGCGGATGATGACGGCCACGCCCCCGGAAGGCGCGGCCGCCGCACTCCGCGGCCGCGCCGAACGCCCCGACTACACCGGGCTGCTGTCACGCGTCACGGTTCCGGCTCTGGTGGTGGTCGGCGCGGAGGACGCCTACACACCGGTGGGCGACGCCCTGGACATCCACGAGCGCGTCCCCGACTCCCGGCTGACGGTCATCGAGCAGGCGGCCCACATGCCGAACCTGGAACAGCCGGACACCTTCAACGCGGCGCTGGGCGCGTTCCTCGACGCGCTGCCGTAG
- a CDS encoding class I SAM-dependent methyltransferase, which translates to MAYTPFDESERRAWAGTAAAYEAGFGRLCAHPVPRLLDAAGVVAGARVLDAGTGTGSAAAAACARGARVVAVDAEPGMARRAARAVPGACVQIAALPHLPYADGRFDAVIGNFVLNHVGRPREALAELRRVTRPGGRIALTLWAAPAAPGQALLGRAVRAAGVTRPPSLPALAPEDDFPRTEEGLVALLRDAGLADAVCRPLSWDHRTTPEEWWSGPAAGVATIGRIVRSQGEAATERIRRKFVVLAREFTGSDGALVLPHRALLASGRVTGAGGDVG; encoded by the coding sequence GTGGCGTACACACCGTTCGATGAGAGTGAGCGCCGGGCGTGGGCGGGGACCGCGGCCGCGTACGAGGCCGGGTTCGGCAGGCTCTGTGCCCATCCGGTGCCGCGGCTGCTGGACGCCGCGGGGGTGGTCGCGGGCGCCCGGGTGCTCGATGCCGGTACGGGCACGGGCTCGGCGGCCGCCGCGGCCTGTGCGCGGGGAGCGCGGGTGGTGGCGGTGGACGCCGAGCCCGGGATGGCCCGGCGTGCCGCCCGTGCCGTCCCCGGCGCATGCGTCCAGATCGCCGCACTGCCGCACCTGCCGTACGCCGACGGGCGGTTCGACGCCGTGATCGGCAATTTCGTACTCAACCACGTGGGGCGGCCGCGGGAGGCCCTCGCGGAGCTGCGCCGGGTGACCCGGCCCGGCGGCCGGATCGCGCTGACGCTCTGGGCGGCTCCCGCCGCGCCGGGGCAGGCGCTGCTCGGCCGCGCCGTCCGGGCGGCCGGTGTGACCCGTCCGCCGTCCCTGCCCGCGCTCGCCCCCGAGGACGACTTCCCGCGCACCGAAGAGGGTCTCGTCGCCCTGCTGCGGGACGCGGGCCTGGCGGACGCGGTCTGCCGGCCGCTGTCCTGGGACCACCGCACCACGCCGGAGGAGTGGTGGAGCGGCCCGGCGGCGGGGGTGGCGACCATCGGCCGGATCGTACGGAGCCAGGGGGAGGCCGCGACCGAGCGCATCCGCCGGAAATTCGTCGTGCTGGCACGGGAGTTCACCGGGAGCGACGGGGCGCTGGTGCTCCCGCACCGGGCACTGCTGGCGTCCGGGCGGGTGACCGGGGCGGGTGGTGACGTCGGATGA
- a CDS encoding alpha/beta fold hydrolase gives MRPSRTTLRAAISTVSAAVLATTVLAGAPATARAAEPESAPAAAAAGAPSVRFVDIQGDGGTTLKANVFTPAGADGTRRYPVIVLPTSWSMPQIEYMAQAKKLADKGYVVVGYNSRGFWQSGGEIDTAGPKDVADASKVIDWALAHTPADPQKVGMGGVSYGAGISLLAAAFDKRIKAVAALSGWGDLVGSIYSGRTEHRQAAEFLGATGALTGRPSAEFRTIMKDFLASNLDKEQDLINWGRKRSPATYLDKINANGAAIMLGNAWGDSIFPPNQTADFYEKLTGPKRLEFRPGDHATAEGLGLFGLPNDTWTDTQRWFDHYLKGADNGVERESPVLLKSRSTGAYEGYRSWQDVPSAQRRIGLDGSKQLHTNWDSGADGGLVILSSMLDQFLRLPPMASIPLLPRSLAAVWQSERYDTEQRVRGTTRLHTTMTSTAESGTAIAYLYDVGPLGIGKLVTHAPYTFHDKTPNQPFGVDLDLFSTAYDVPAGHRLAVVVDTVDPLYNEHNPSGARLTFSSPANDPSYVSVPVRD, from the coding sequence ATGAGGCCCTCCCGCACGACACTGCGCGCCGCGATCAGCACCGTCTCCGCCGCGGTGCTCGCCACCACGGTGCTCGCCGGCGCACCGGCCACCGCCCGGGCGGCAGAGCCGGAATCCGCCCCCGCGGCAGCGGCGGCGGGTGCCCCCTCCGTGCGGTTCGTCGACATCCAGGGCGACGGCGGCACCACCCTCAAGGCCAACGTCTTCACTCCGGCCGGCGCCGACGGCACCCGGCGCTACCCGGTCATCGTGCTGCCCACCAGCTGGTCGATGCCGCAGATCGAGTACATGGCGCAGGCCAAGAAGCTGGCGGACAAGGGCTATGTGGTCGTCGGATACAACTCGCGCGGGTTCTGGCAGTCCGGCGGGGAGATCGACACCGCCGGACCGAAGGACGTCGCCGACGCCTCGAAGGTCATCGACTGGGCGCTGGCCCACACACCGGCCGATCCGCAGAAGGTCGGGATGGGCGGTGTCTCCTACGGGGCCGGGATCAGCCTGCTGGCCGCCGCCTTCGACAAGCGGATCAAGGCGGTGGCGGCGCTCAGCGGCTGGGGCGACCTCGTCGGCTCGATCTACAGCGGCCGCACCGAGCACCGGCAGGCCGCGGAGTTCCTGGGCGCCACGGGCGCGCTGACCGGACGCCCCAGCGCCGAATTCCGCACCATCATGAAGGACTTCCTGGCCTCGAACCTGGACAAGGAGCAGGACCTGATCAATTGGGGGCGCAAGCGCTCCCCCGCCACCTATCTCGACAAGATCAATGCCAACGGCGCCGCCATCATGCTGGGCAACGCCTGGGGCGACTCCATCTTCCCGCCCAACCAGACCGCCGACTTCTACGAGAAGCTGACCGGCCCCAAGCGGCTGGAGTTCCGCCCCGGTGACCACGCCACCGCCGAAGGGCTCGGACTGTTCGGACTGCCCAACGACACCTGGACCGATACCCAGCGGTGGTTCGACCACTACCTCAAGGGCGCCGACAACGGCGTCGAGCGGGAGTCGCCGGTCCTGCTCAAGTCCCGTTCCACCGGGGCGTACGAGGGCTACCGGAGCTGGCAGGACGTCCCGTCCGCACAGCGCCGGATCGGCCTCGACGGCAGCAAGCAGCTCCACACCAACTGGGACTCCGGCGCCGACGGCGGCCTGGTCATCCTCTCCAGCATGCTGGACCAGTTCCTCCGGCTGCCGCCGATGGCCTCGATCCCCCTGCTGCCGCGCTCCCTTGCCGCCGTCTGGCAGTCCGAGCGCTACGACACCGAGCAGCGGGTCCGGGGGACCACCCGGCTGCACACCACCATGACCAGCACCGCGGAAAGCGGCACCGCCATCGCCTACCTCTACGACGTGGGCCCGCTCGGCATCGGCAAGCTGGTCACCCACGCGCCGTACACCTTCCACGACAAGACGCCGAACCAGCCCTTCGGCGTGGACCTGGACCTGTTCTCCACGGCGTACGACGTCCCGGCAGGCCACCGTCTCGCGGTGGTCGTGGACACCGTCGACCCGCTCTACAACGAGCACAACCCGAGCGGCGCCCGGCTGACGTTCTCCTCCCCGGCGAACGACCCGTCGTACGTATCGGTGCCGGTGCGCGATTAG